In Mycobacteriales bacterium, the genomic window GGTCTGGTACCTCGTGCCCGACGGGGTCGTGCAGTACATCGAGAAGCGTCGGCTCTACCGCGCGTGAGAGGCTTGACTGCGTGACCGCATCTGACCGCGCCCGCGATCTCGCCGATGTGGCGGCCCGGGCCGCCGCCGAGAAACTTGCCCACGACATCATCGCTCTGGATGTGAGCGACCGGCTCGTGATCACCGACGTCTTCCTCATCGCCTCCGCGCCTAACGAGCGGCAGGTGTCCGCGATCGTCGACGAGATCGAGGAGCGGCTGCGGCAGGCCGGGGCGAAACCGGTCCGCCGCGAGGGCGAACGCGACGGGCGGTGGGTGCTCCTGGACTACGTCGACATCGTCGTCCACGTGCAGCACGCCGAGGAGCGGACCTACTACGCCCTCGAGCGGCTATGGAAGGACTGCCCCGTCCTCCCGCTGCCGGAGAACGTGGCCAGCGGGATCGGCGACGGAGACCGCTCCTGACCGGCGACCGTCGGGTCGTGCTGTGGCGACACGGACAGACCCGATGGAATGTCGAACACCGCTTCCAGGGCAGCACCGACATCGCACTCGACGAGGTCGGCCGCGAGCAGGCGGTGCGCGCGGCCAAGCTCCTGGCCGGGCTGCGGCCCGACGCGATCATCTGCTCCGACCTGAGCCGGGCCACCGAGACCGCGGCGGAGCTGGCGAAACTGACCGGGCTGCCGGTGGCCACCGACCCGCGGCTGCGGGAGCGTTCGGGCGGCCTGTGGGAGGGCCTCACCGGCACCGAGATCCGGCAGCGTTACCCCGAGGAGTGGGCCCGCTGGGACCCGCCGCAGGGCGAGGCCGAGGTCGACGTCGCCGCGCGGGTGGTCGCTGCGGTGCAGGAGGCCATCGTGGGCCTGCCCGCCGGGGCTACCCTCGTGGTGGCGAGCCACGGCGGCGCGATCCGCGCCGGGATGGCGGCGATGCTGGGCCTCGACCCGGCGACCTGGGACCGGCTCGGCCCGCTGGCCAACTGTGCGTGGTCGGTCGCCGGGGAGGCGCCGGCGGGATGGCGGCTGACCGGCTGGCGCCTGCTCGAGCACAACGCCGGCACGCTGCCCGAGCCGGTGCTGAGCGACGACAGATAGCCACACCGGGAGTTGCAGCAGTCGACGCCTACACCTGGGCCAAGACCGCCCTGATCCAGCGGCTGGTCGACCGGGCCCGCGACGACCGCGGGCTGCCCAGAGTCGATGTATGGGAGGACTAGCGATACTATGAGCGGGTGATCACAGTAATTCGCCTGCTCCTTATCGGGCCGCGCTGACCGGCGATATTCCGGCAGTGCGGCGAGCCCTTGCGACAGCAGGGGCTTTTTTCGTGGCATTTCTGCCCCCGAAGCACCCCGACGAGGAGCCCACACCATGACCAGCACCCCGCAGGTGCCGCCGTACCGGTACACCGCCGCGATGGCGGACCGGATCGAGACGGCGTGGCAGGACAGATGGGCGCGGGAGGAGACCTTCGCCGCGCCCGACCCGGTCGGGCCGAGGTCGAAGGGCTTCGACCGGGTGGCCGACCGGCCCAAGCTGTACGTGATGGACATGTTCCCCTACCCGTCCGGGGCGGGTCTGCACGTCGGGCACCCGTTGGGGTACATCGGCACCGACGTCTACGCGCGCTACGCCCGCATGACCGGGCACAACGTGCTGCACACCATGGGTTTCGACGCGTTCGGGCTGCCCGCCGAACAGCGTGCGGTCGAGACCGGCCAGCACCCGCGGGTGTCAACGTACGCGAACATCGACATCGCCCT contains:
- the rsfS gene encoding ribosome silencing factor, which translates into the protein MTASDRARDLADVAARAAAEKLAHDIIALDVSDRLVITDVFLIASAPNERQVSAIVDEIEERLRQAGAKPVRREGERDGRWVLLDYVDIVVHVQHAEERTYYALERLWKDCPVLPLPENVASGIGDGDRS
- a CDS encoding histidine phosphatase family protein; this translates as MLWRHGQTRWNVEHRFQGSTDIALDEVGREQAVRAAKLLAGLRPDAIICSDLSRATETAAELAKLTGLPVATDPRLRERSGGLWEGLTGTEIRQRYPEEWARWDPPQGEAEVDVAARVVAAVQEAIVGLPAGATLVVASHGGAIRAGMAAMLGLDPATWDRLGPLANCAWSVAGEAPAGWRLTGWRLLEHNAGTLPEPVLSDDR